Within Kineothrix sp. MB12-C1, the genomic segment GCCGATTATCACATAGATTTCATTATCGACCAACTCCATCTCTCTCGAAAGCCAATTTTTTGAGCAGACCTTCGGCGGACGTCGGTCTCCTCCGCCGGAGGCTTTGCCTGGATAACAATGCGCCATCGATACAATATAAAAATTATCAGGATTATAAAAATCTTCCTCCGATATGTGGTACCATTCCCCTCGAAGTTTTCTTCCGCTTATATCATTAAACGGCCGCCCTGTCTCATGTACACTTTTGGAAGGCGCCTGGCTGATTTGCATAATTTTTGCATTATTGTTGCCAAGTACGATGGGATTCGGCTCAAAACCAAAAGTATCCCGGCACATCCGGCATTCCAATATTTGATTTTGCAAATAAATAAGTTCTTGCTTCTTCCCACCGTCCATTATGATCATATCCTTTATCCTCTATTTTCACATCTGTTCCATGCTTAAGAAAAATTTCCCTAAGATTCTGGTTCTAATATATCAGATAAACTGAATGTTTTCTACAAGATATCATCTGTCCACTCAATATCCACATCACCGCTGCTGTCACCGCTGCTTCCGCTTCCACCACCGCTGTCTCCGCCGTTGTTGCTTCCTCCATTGTCGCTTCCGCCGCCACTGTTGTTCCCGCCTCCGGAGTCTCCGCTTCCGCCGCTATTACTTCCCCCGCCGCTTCCGTTTCCACTATCATTGCTACCTCCGCCTCCGCTGCTGTTACCTCCTCCGCCGCTTCCGCTGCCATTGCTTCCGCTTTCACTGCTGCCTGCACCTCCATTACTTACCGGAGGAGTATTCTGAGTTGGTATCTCCGGCACTACAGGAGCCGCAGGATTGGCGGGCGTTTCACTCTTGGGCTGTTTCGATGGTTTGGATGATGTATTCGCAGGAGCTTTTTTCTCTATAATTCCCCCGCCTCTTCTTTTATACACATCGAATCTGCTGCTTTCTTCCGCTCCTTCCTCCTCTGTTTGTTCCTGTATCTGTTTCTCCTCGTATTCCGCAAAAGGGTCCGCTTGCACATATTCGGCTACTTCTCCGAGCACATGCCATTTGCTGCCGTCAAA encodes:
- a CDS encoding uracil-DNA glycosylase family protein, with the protein product MIIMDGGKKQELIYLQNQILECRMCRDTFGFEPNPIVLGNNNAKIMQISQAPSKSVHETGRPFNDISGRKLRGEWYHISEEDFYNPDNFYIVSMAHCYPGKASGGGDRRPPKVCSKNWLSREMELVDNEIYVIIGGIAAEFFFPHEKITALAFEDREINGKPTYILPHPSPLNMKWFKDYPEFTEKRIPEIREKIHKVLGRQI